A single genomic interval of Spirochaetaceae bacterium harbors:
- a CDS encoding RidA family protein yields MEKKIINTDKAPKAIGAYVQATVINNMVYTSGQLGFNPATMELMQGIEAQTTYALQNLKAVLEAAGSSMEKVVKTTVFLADINDFAAVNTIYAEFFGSNPPARSALQVGALPKGGLVEIEAVAYI; encoded by the coding sequence ATGGAAAAGAAAATTATTAACACCGATAAAGCCCCCAAAGCCATTGGGGCCTATGTACAGGCCACCGTTATTAACAATATGGTTTATACCAGCGGCCAGCTGGGCTTTAACCCCGCCACAATGGAGTTGATGCAAGGCATAGAGGCGCAAACCACCTATGCCTTGCAAAACCTCAAAGCCGTGCTCGAGGCTGCCGGCAGCAGCATGGAAAAAGTTGTTAAAACCACCGTCTTTTTAGCCGATATTAACGACTTTGCCGCCGTAAACACTATCTACGCCGAATTTTTTGGCAGCAATCCGCCGGCACGCAGCGCCTTACAAGTAGGAGCTTTACCCAAAGGCGGTCTCGTAGAGATTGAAGCGGTGGCTTATATTTAG
- a CDS encoding sugar transferase translates to MIYRTFIKRLLDIGFSLIFILFTAPLFIFIAVLIKINSPDGQVFFKHKRIGKNGKLFNCYKFRTMVVNADSYLAQYLAANPERKAEYNEYFKLKNDPRIIKGIGHFLRNTSFDELPQFFNVLKGEMSVVGPRPIVEDEKFKYGEFYSKLISIKPGVTGLWQTSGRNDVSYARRVQLDMQYIDTINIALDFKIGFKTIKIILLRKGY, encoded by the coding sequence ATGATATACCGAACTTTTATTAAAAGATTATTAGATATTGGCTTTTCGCTCATATTTATCTTATTTACTGCACCTTTATTTATTTTTATAGCGGTGCTTATTAAAATTAACAGCCCCGATGGCCAAGTTTTTTTTAAACACAAGCGTATTGGCAAAAACGGCAAGTTATTTAATTGCTACAAATTTAGGACGATGGTGGTTAATGCCGATAGCTATTTAGCCCAATACCTTGCGGCTAACCCCGAACGGAAAGCCGAATATAACGAATATTTTAAACTTAAAAACGACCCGCGTATCATTAAGGGCATAGGCCATTTTTTACGCAATACCAGCTTTGACGAACTGCCGCAGTTTTTTAATGTGCTCAAAGGGGAGATGTCGGTGGTGGGGCCGCGCCCGATTGTTGAGGACGAAAAATTTAAATACGGCGAATTTTACAGTAAACTTATCAGCATAAAACCCGGTGTTACCGGCTTGTGGCAAACCAGCGGCCGCAACGATGTTAGCTACGCCCGGCGCGTACAACTGGATATGCAATATATAGATACCATTAATATAGCCCTAGATTTTAAAATAGGTTTCAAAACCATCAAAATTATTTTGCTGCGTAAAGGTTATTAG
- the rdgB gene encoding RdgB/HAM1 family non-canonical purine NTP pyrophosphatase, translating into MRVKQGTQLSDLYLASNNLHKANEVSAILGCPVKLPAQLGLNFAVTEDGGSFIANALIKAKALYSLINRPVIADDSGLIVEALPGELGVETANFAGDISQQQKNSLLLDKMQGVSNRAATFVCVAILYEGDNNFTLVKRELAGEIARQMQGEAGFGYDSVFYLAEYGETLAQLDEQLKNKLSHRALAFSQLKKIIMA; encoded by the coding sequence ATGAGGGTAAAACAAGGTACACAACTAAGTGATTTGTACTTAGCTAGTAATAATTTACACAAAGCAAACGAAGTAAGCGCTATTTTGGGTTGCCCGGTAAAGCTGCCGGCGCAGCTGGGTTTAAACTTTGCCGTAACCGAAGACGGCGGCAGTTTTATCGCTAACGCTTTAATTAAGGCCAAAGCTTTATACAGTTTAATTAACCGGCCGGTAATTGCCGACGATTCGGGCTTGATAGTAGAGGCTTTACCCGGTGAACTAGGGGTAGAAACGGCCAACTTTGCCGGCGATATAAGCCAGCAGCAAAAAAATAGTTTACTGCTGGATAAAATGCAGGGAGTTAGCAATAGAGCGGCCACTTTTGTTTGTGTGGCAATACTTTATGAAGGTGATAATAATTTTACGCTTGTAAAGCGTGAACTGGCGGGTGAAATAGCCCGGCAAATGCAGGGCGAAGCCGGCTTTGGTTACGATAGTGTATTTTACTTAGCCGAGTACGGCGAAACTTTAGCCCAGCTTGATGAGCAGTTAAAAAATAAATTATCGCACCGGGCGCTGGCTTTTAGCCAATTAAAAAAGATTATTATGGCTTAA
- a CDS encoding helix-turn-helix transcriptional regulator — protein MSNPSTQFHELLIKNIKLHRKQHAYSQMKLAELCAVSSNYIGEIEMGRKFPSADTMERLTAALDLKPYQLFVEGNETPSEEEIIERYNNHLKALEAANLKVDLDQAKESYYTSRMNDANNQDNQPKAQ, from the coding sequence ATGAGTAATCCAAGCACACAGTTTCATGAGTTGTTAATTAAAAACATAAAACTGCACCGCAAGCAGCATGCGTACTCGCAAATGAAGTTGGCAGAGTTATGCGCCGTTTCGTCCAACTATATTGGCGAAATCGAAATGGGCCGTAAGTTTCCTTCGGCAGATACAATGGAACGTCTTACCGCTGCCCTAGACCTAAAACCTTACCAGCTTTTTGTGGAAGGCAACGAAACTCCTTCGGAAGAAGAGATTATCGAAAGGTATAATAATCACCTTAAGGCATTAGAGGCTGCCAATTTAAAGGTGGATTTGGACCAAGCTAAGGAATCGTATTATACCAGCCGCATGAACGATGCCAACAACCAAGATAACCAACCAAAGGCGCAGTAA